One segment of Zonotrichia albicollis isolate bZonAlb1 chromosome 4, bZonAlb1.hap1, whole genome shotgun sequence DNA contains the following:
- the MAFF gene encoding transcription factor MafF isoform X2, producing MNEKNPRVSNRGERGWRRRPTPRPGSGPAGAAQPPGERREERMAADGLSSKALKVKRELGENTPLLSDEELMGLSVRELNHHLRGLSKEEVARLKQRRRTLKNRGYAASCRVKRVCQKEELQKQKMELEWEVDKLARENAAMRLELDTLRGKYEALQGFARTVATHGPPAKVATASVITIVKSSTNQAAYS from the exons ATGAATGAAAAGAATCCGCGGGTGAGTAATCGCGGAGAGCGAGGTTGGCGGCGCCGCCCGACGCCCCGACCCGGCAGCGGCCCCGCGGGAGCAGCGCAGCCGCCAGGTGAGCGCCG TGAGGAAAGGATGGCTGCAGACGGGCTCTCCAGCAAGGCTTTGAAG GTGAAGCGGGAGCTGGGGGAGAACACTCCGCTGCTGTCGGATGAGGAGCTGATGGGGCTCTCAGTGCGGGAACTCAACCACCACCTGCGGGGCCTCTCCAAGGAGGAGGTGGCGAGGCTGAAGCAGCGTCGTCGGACGCTGAAGAACCGGGGTTATGCTGCCAGCTGCCGTGTGAAGCGCGTCTGccagaaggaagagctgcagaagcagaagaTGGAGCTGGAGTGGGAGGTGGACAAGCTTGCCCGGGAGAACGCTGCCATGCGCCTGGAGCTCGACACCCTGCGTGGCAAGTacgaggccctgcagggctttgCCCGCACCGTGGCCACTCACGGGCCCCCCGCCAAGGTGGCCACGGCCAGCGTCATCACCATCGTCAAGTCCAGCACCAACCAGGCCGCCTACTCCTAG
- the MAFF gene encoding transcription factor MafF isoform X1, with protein sequence MAADGLSSKALKVKRELGENTPLLSDEELMGLSVRELNHHLRGLSKEEVARLKQRRRTLKNRGYAASCRVKRVCQKEELQKQKMELEWEVDKLARENAAMRLELDTLRGKYEALQGFARTVATHGPPAKVATASVITIVKSSTNQAAYS encoded by the exons ATGGCTGCAGACGGGCTCTCCAGCAAGGCTTTGAAG GTGAAGCGGGAGCTGGGGGAGAACACTCCGCTGCTGTCGGATGAGGAGCTGATGGGGCTCTCAGTGCGGGAACTCAACCACCACCTGCGGGGCCTCTCCAAGGAGGAGGTGGCGAGGCTGAAGCAGCGTCGTCGGACGCTGAAGAACCGGGGTTATGCTGCCAGCTGCCGTGTGAAGCGCGTCTGccagaaggaagagctgcagaagcagaagaTGGAGCTGGAGTGGGAGGTGGACAAGCTTGCCCGGGAGAACGCTGCCATGCGCCTGGAGCTCGACACCCTGCGTGGCAAGTacgaggccctgcagggctttgCCCGCACCGTGGCCACTCACGGGCCCCCCGCCAAGGTGGCCACGGCCAGCGTCATCACCATCGTCAAGTCCAGCACCAACCAGGCCGCCTACTCCTAG
- the TMEM184B gene encoding transmembrane protein 184B isoform X1, whose amino-acid sequence MIMMTDVTAAPRLGSTATTPAVAPNFSGMPEDGSPTAVEQPIFLMTTAAQAISGFFVWTALLITCHQIYMHLRCYSCPNEQRYIVRILFIVPIYAFDSWLSLLFFTNDQYYVYFGTVRDCYEAFVIYNFLSLCYEYLGGESSIMSEIRGKPIESSCVYGTCCLWGKTYSIGFLRFCKQATLQFCVVKPLMAISTVILQAFGKYKDGDFDVTSGYLYVTIIYNISVSLALYALFLFYFATRELLSPYSPVLKFFMVKSVIFLSFWQGMLLAILEKCGAIPKIHSADVSVGEGTVAAGYQDFIICVEMFFAAIALRHAFTYKVYVDKRIDAQAVPSYGPYGRCAPMKSISSSLKETMNPHDIVQDAIHNFSPAYQQYTQQSTLEHGPPWRNGSHIISRSHSCSGARDNEKTLLLSSDDEF is encoded by the exons ATGATTATGATGACTGATGTCACTGCAGCCCCCAGACTGGGGTCAACTGCCaccactccagctgtggctccTAACTTCTCCGGGATGCCAGAGGATGGCAGCCCCACGGCTGTGGAGCAGCCAATATTCCTCATGACCACTGCTGCTCAGGCTATCTCAGGTTTCTTTGTATGGACAGCTTTGCTCATCACCTGCCATCAG ATCTACATGCACCTGCGCTGCTACAGCTGCCCAAACGAGCAGCGCTACATCGTTCGCATCCTCTTCATCGTGCCCATCTATGCCTTTGACTCCTGGCTCAGCCTCCTGTTCTTCACCAATGACCAGTACTATGTTTACTTTGGCACAGTGCGGGACTGCTATGAAG CCTTTGTAATATACAACTTTCTCAGCCTCTGCTATGAGTATTTGGGAGGGGAGAGCTCCATCATGTCTGAGATCAGAGGGAAACCAATTGA GTCCAGCTGTGTGTATGGGACTTGCTGCCTGTGGGGAAAGACATATTCAATTGGATTCCTGAGATTCTGCAAACAG GCTACCCTGCAGTTCTGTGTGGTGAAGCCCCTCATGGCCATCAGCACAGTCATCCTTCAGGCCTTCGGCAAGTACAAGGATGGTGACTTTGA TGTAACCAGTGGCTACCTCTATGTGACGATCATCTACAACATCTCTGTCAGCCTGGCACTGTATGCCCTCTTCCTTTTCTACTTCGCCACACGTGAGCTGCTCAGTCCCTACAGCCCAGTCCTCAAGTTCTTCATGGTGAAATCTGTCATCTTCCTGTCCTTTTGGCAAG GGATGCTCTTGGCCATCTTGGAAAAGTGTGGTGccatccccaaaatccactcTGCTGATGTGTCTGTGGGGGAAGGCACAGTAGCTGCTGGCTATCAAGACTTCATCATTTGTGTGGAGATGTTCTTTGCAGCCATTGCCCTGCGCCACGCCTTCACATACAAGGTGTATGTGGACAAGAGGATTGATGCCCAAG CTGTTCCATCATATGGGCCATACG GTCGCTGTGCTCCCATGAAGAGCATCTCCAGCAGCCTGAAGGAGACCATGAATCCCCATGACATTGTCCAAGACGCGATCCACAACTTCTCTCCAGCCTACCAGCAGTACACGCAGCAGTCGACGCTGGAGCACGGTCCCCCCTGGCGCAATGGCAGCCACATCATCTCGcgctcccacagctgctccgGCGCCCGTGACAACGAGAAGACCCTCTTGCTGAGCTCTGATGATGAATTCTAG
- the TMEM184B gene encoding transmembrane protein 184B isoform X2, with protein sequence MIMMTDVTAAPRLGSTATTPAVAPNFSGMPEDGSPTAVEQPIFLMTTAAQAISGFFVWTALLITCHQIYMHLRCYSCPNEQRYIVRILFIVPIYAFDSWLSLLFFTNDQYYVYFGTVRDCYEAFVIYNFLSLCYEYLGGESSIMSEIRGKPIESSCVYGTCCLWGKTYSIGFLRFCKQATLQFCVVKPLMAISTVILQAFGKYKDGDFDVTSGYLYVTIIYNISVSLALYALFLFYFATRELLSPYSPVLKFFMVKSVIFLSFWQGMLLAILEKCGAIPKIHSADVSVGEGTVAAGYQDFIICVEMFFAAIALRHAFTYKVYVDKRIDAQGRCAPMKSISSSLKETMNPHDIVQDAIHNFSPAYQQYTQQSTLEHGPPWRNGSHIISRSHSCSGARDNEKTLLLSSDDEF encoded by the exons ATGATTATGATGACTGATGTCACTGCAGCCCCCAGACTGGGGTCAACTGCCaccactccagctgtggctccTAACTTCTCCGGGATGCCAGAGGATGGCAGCCCCACGGCTGTGGAGCAGCCAATATTCCTCATGACCACTGCTGCTCAGGCTATCTCAGGTTTCTTTGTATGGACAGCTTTGCTCATCACCTGCCATCAG ATCTACATGCACCTGCGCTGCTACAGCTGCCCAAACGAGCAGCGCTACATCGTTCGCATCCTCTTCATCGTGCCCATCTATGCCTTTGACTCCTGGCTCAGCCTCCTGTTCTTCACCAATGACCAGTACTATGTTTACTTTGGCACAGTGCGGGACTGCTATGAAG CCTTTGTAATATACAACTTTCTCAGCCTCTGCTATGAGTATTTGGGAGGGGAGAGCTCCATCATGTCTGAGATCAGAGGGAAACCAATTGA GTCCAGCTGTGTGTATGGGACTTGCTGCCTGTGGGGAAAGACATATTCAATTGGATTCCTGAGATTCTGCAAACAG GCTACCCTGCAGTTCTGTGTGGTGAAGCCCCTCATGGCCATCAGCACAGTCATCCTTCAGGCCTTCGGCAAGTACAAGGATGGTGACTTTGA TGTAACCAGTGGCTACCTCTATGTGACGATCATCTACAACATCTCTGTCAGCCTGGCACTGTATGCCCTCTTCCTTTTCTACTTCGCCACACGTGAGCTGCTCAGTCCCTACAGCCCAGTCCTCAAGTTCTTCATGGTGAAATCTGTCATCTTCCTGTCCTTTTGGCAAG GGATGCTCTTGGCCATCTTGGAAAAGTGTGGTGccatccccaaaatccactcTGCTGATGTGTCTGTGGGGGAAGGCACAGTAGCTGCTGGCTATCAAGACTTCATCATTTGTGTGGAGATGTTCTTTGCAGCCATTGCCCTGCGCCACGCCTTCACATACAAGGTGTATGTGGACAAGAGGATTGATGCCCAAG GTCGCTGTGCTCCCATGAAGAGCATCTCCAGCAGCCTGAAGGAGACCATGAATCCCCATGACATTGTCCAAGACGCGATCCACAACTTCTCTCCAGCCTACCAGCAGTACACGCAGCAGTCGACGCTGGAGCACGGTCCCCCCTGGCGCAATGGCAGCCACATCATCTCGcgctcccacagctgctccgGCGCCCGTGACAACGAGAAGACCCTCTTGCTGAGCTCTGATGATGAATTCTAG